From Candidatus Peregrinibacteria bacterium, one genomic window encodes:
- a CDS encoding sigma-70 family RNA polymerase sigma factor, whose translation MNTPDPFFTTVERAQKGEESAMEELFDSFFLKVYSYISKRIDDSDNAEDMTSEIFLEVVTRIRDFELKSTFSTWVFGIAKNKIADYWREKYALPTIPLEDYLTSNDVDIAEEPEEDFEIAEKNWQHFHAIAQKSLHHLQATPRKLLELRFLQNYTLEEAAEELQMSKNTAKVTQFRALKKLRDLAENGTISYSPPPSSLK comes from the coding sequence ATGAATACTCCCGATCCATTTTTCACCACCGTTGAGCGGGCACAAAAAGGCGAGGAATCCGCTATGGAAGAGCTCTTTGACTCATTTTTTCTCAAGGTGTACTCCTATATTTCTAAGCGTATTGATGATTCGGATAATGCTGAAGATATGACGAGTGAAATATTTTTGGAAGTAGTAACACGAATTCGAGATTTTGAACTCAAATCAACATTTTCTACCTGGGTTTTTGGGATCGCAAAAAATAAAATAGCCGACTACTGGCGCGAAAAATATGCGCTCCCCACTATCCCTCTTGAAGATTATCTCACCAGTAATGACGTAGACATCGCAGAAGAGCCAGAAGAAGACTTTGAAATCGCGGAAAAAAATTGGCAGCATTTTCATGCCATCGCACAGAAATCTCTTCATCATCTCCAAGCAACACCTCGAAAACTCTTGGAACTTCGATTTCTCCAAAATTACACGCTTGAAGAAGCAGCAGAAGAACTCCAGATGAGTAAAAATACCGCAAAAGTGACGCAATTTAGGGCTCTTAAAAAACTTCGTGATCTCGCAGAAAATGGCACCATTTCCTATTCTCCTCCCCCTTCTTCTCTCAAATGA